GCCGCAGGTCCGCCCAGTCCCATGGTCAGGCCGCCGATCGGCGGGCCCGCGATCTGGCCGAGGCGCATCGACAGTGAGCGCAAGCCGGTGACCCGCGCCAGCTGGTCAGGGCTAGTGATGCGCGGCGGGAGGGCACCGACAGCGGGTACGAACAGCGCGTCCACGGCGCCGAAGACGAGCGCCACGGCGACCAGGACCCACATGGCTGGCGCAGTCAGTGCGATACCGGTGGCCGCCGCCAGGATGAGGAGACAGCGCAGCGTGTCACTGCCGAGAATCACTCGACGGGGGTCGAACCGGTCGGCCACCACGCCCCCGCCGAGCATGAGTAACGCACGGGGTAGCGCCCCGGCGGCCATGACGAGGCCGACTTCGGTAGGTCCGGCGGCCTTCTGGGCGGACCAGCCCAGGGCGACGAAGTACACGCTGTCGCCGACGAGGGAAGCGGTATACGCGGTGAGCCAGCGCAATACGTTTCCGTCGCGGTGGGCCAGTGTGGTGGCGTATTCGGGCAGGGCTGTCTCTGTGGTGGCCATGGCGGGCTCCAGTAGGTCGGGGAAACGGCCGGGTCAGGGCCGGAAAGGAAAGCCGTAGAGGTGCACGGACACGTGGTCGCGGTCCTCGGTGTCACCGGCCGCCTTGGCGGCCTTTCCGCGCTCCCGCCAGCGCCGGGCCAGCTCCTCAAGTTCGTCGCTCATCTCGGAGAGTTCGGCGGGGGTGAGGTCGAGTAGCCACTCGGAGCTGAAGGCCGCATCGGTCCACGCTTCGCCCCAAGCGGTCTTCTGGTCGAGATACGTGCGGTACTGGGCCACGCGAGTGTCGAAGATGCCGCGGGTCACCGCGCCGACTGCGGCGGCGCCCTCGGGTGTGTCCGCGAAATCCGAGTCGCGAAAGCCCCAGCCCTCCTCAGACGCCACCTTCCACCACCGCTCGCGGCCGTCGGTGCCCTGGCCGCTCGCCTGGGTTACGAAGCCGTGCTCGGCCAGTTTGCGCAGGTGGTAACTGACCAGCGACGGCGTCTCGTCGACATGTTCGGCGAGCTGAGAGGCGGTCGCGGTGCCTGCGGCGTACAGCATTCGGTAGAGCTGCATCCGCAGCGGGTTCATGAACGCCCTCAACCGGGACAGGTCAGTGATCTGTTCAGGCTCGTGCTTCGGTCGCATGCGCCAACCATAGATGTGAAGCAGAAACTTCACAATAATGGCTTCAGAGTTTCACGGCGGCAGAGCCTGGGTCTGTGCCGACGCGGTCAGCGCCGACTGTCGTGACGTAGCAGGCCCGTAGTGACCCCACCACGTCTGCCGCCTCAATGAGCTCCGTCACGGTGGGGCGACGGCCAACTGCGACGGTTCAGCACAGCATTGCGAACGCTCCGAATACCGCCTCTGCACGAGTCGGCGACGTCAGCGACCCCACCACGTCAAGGTCCTCGCCGAGCCCGCGGGCGCCGAGCGCAGCCAGGAGCACTGCGCTGCCCTCGCGGCCCGCTGACCCACACCACTGCGCCCGGCCGGCTTCGGACGGCTGCCTCATGCCCGCGGGCGACCGTCGATCCCACGTCTGGCCGCCCCGGCACTGCACCGAACCCGACACCGTAAAGAGGATGGTCGCAGGTCCCTTGGAGGAAGGGCTGCTGTCACCCAGCCAAGCGATCCGTCGCAAGCATGGTGTCGACGCGTGTGCGCAATGTGCGTGATCGCCAGCGGCAACGCATGGGGCGGTCCAGGATCACCATCCCTTGATCACCGAGTTGCCTTCTCGCATTGCTCGAGCCACTCGGTGGGTACACCGATCTGGTGAACAAGCACACGGCGTTGGCGGTGGCCGTAGTCGTCGATCACGGTCACCTGCTGCTGATCCGCCGCAGCGCCCCCGAGGGAGACCTCGTCTGGGCGCTCCCCGGAGGCAGGATCGAACCCGGCGAGACCGCGAAGCAGGCAGCCGTGCGCGAGGCTCTGGAAGAGACCGGCCTGACCGTTGAGGCCGCCGAGGAGATCGGGGAGCGCGTGCACCCCG
The nucleotide sequence above comes from Streptomyces cynarae. Encoded proteins:
- a CDS encoding NUDIX hydrolase, yielding MNKHTALAVAVVVDHGHLLLIRRSAPEGDLVWALPGGRIEPGETAKQAAVREALEETGLTVEAAEEIGERVHPDTGRRIAYVACRVLAGTAHAASPREVSAVAWAAVDEIAQYVPRGLYPPVQAYLYSL
- a CDS encoding ArsR/SmtB family transcription factor; amino-acid sequence: MRPKHEPEQITDLSRLRAFMNPLRMQLYRMLYAAGTATASQLAEHVDETPSLVSYHLRKLAEHGFVTQASGQGTDGRERWWKVASEEGWGFRDSDFADTPEGAAAVGAVTRGIFDTRVAQYRTYLDQKTAWGEAWTDAAFSSEWLLDLTPAELSEMSDELEELARRWRERGKAAKAAGDTEDRDHVSVHLYGFPFRP